The Pseudalkalibacillus hwajinpoensis DNA window CACATCACTGTAGAAGCAAGCATAAAAAAGAAACTTATAAAGATGAATGAAACCCCTTTTCCAACCCACTTTCCTAAAATGACTTCACAGCTTTCCGATAATGTCAAATTGGGATGCTGTTTTTGGAGCGCATTAAATAATAGAATGACGAGAATTCCACCTGCTAACCCCACAATTCCGGCAAGCCATCCATCTTGTCTTGCTTCTTCCGCGACACCAGAAGGGATAATGAGAATGGAACTTCCGATTGTAAATAGAATAACGATATTGGTGAATTGCAAGGCTGATATTTTTAGTTTCTCCACTGATCAATTCACCCTCCGTATCGTAATTTGTCATCCTAATAGAATTTCAATGGCTCTGCTCATTGGTCTAAACAGAAAGGTGATAAAATCGAAAGGCGTTGGAATAGGGAGGTGTAAGGTTTCCGCCATACTTAACCCGAATGCCATCAACATAAGGATAGAGAAAACCCATAAGTCTCTTTTTTGATTGTTTTTCATTAATTTAGGGACTTCGTACAACGTTATCACCGCTGTTACCACACTGATGCCGATGATTGGCCACATCTGTTTCTCTCCTCCCTACTTGAGATAACCTGTCGATCGTTAGTTTGATTCGGGTTTGGGAGTGGGGGGTTTTTCCCGAATCTTATCGTTTGGCTTTAAGAATGTTGGCCGTGAAAACATCCGTGAGATTGGCGCGCGAAAGATCACATCTTTCTGATCACTTGATTTAAATGGTGCCATAGGTGACATATAGGGGACCCCAAAAGACCGGAGACTGCAAAGGTGGAGGATGATCGTTATTAATCCTAAGATCATTCCGAACAGACCAAACGTCGCCGCAAGAAACATTAATGGGAAGCGAAGCATTCGAACAGAAATGGCCATGTTGATCGCAGGCATAACAAAACTACTGATTGCAGTTAAGGAGACCACAATGATCATAGCGGATGAAACGATCCCGGCTTCTACCGCTGCCTGTCCGAGTACGAGAGCACCAACGATTGAGATAGCAGAACCCACTGCTCTCGGCATCCTTACACCAGCTTCACGTAAAACTTCAAACGTCAGCTCCATTAGAAGGGCTTCAATCAAGGCCGGAAATGGGGTTCCTTCTCTTTGGGCTGCCAGACTTATTAAAAGCTGGGTAGGAAGCATTTCCTGATGAAAGGTTGTGACGGCAATGTAGGCGGACGGTGTAATTAAAGCTAGGAAAAACGAAACATAGCGTAGGATTCGAATGAGAAAACTTACATCGAAACGTTGATAGTAATCTTCACTTGATTGAAAGAATTGTACAAATACAGCCGGAACTAGTAGAGCAAAGGGAGTACCGTCTACAAGGATCGCAATTCGCCCTTCCAAAATACCAGCCGCAAGGGTGTCGGGCCTTTCGGTATTGAAGACTGTAGGAAAAGGCGAGTACGTTTCATCCTGGATGAATTCTTCAATATATCCGCTTTCGAGAATGCCATCAATGTTAATTCGCAAAAGGCGCTCACGAACTTCCTCAACGATCTTATCATCTGCAACACCCTTTAAATAAACGAGTGCCACATCAGTTCGCGTCTTTTTTCCGATTGGTTTTGTTTCAATCCATAGGTTGGGGTCTTTGATTTTCCGACGAACTAATGCTGTATTCGTGCGGAGGGTTTCTGAGAACCCATCCTTTGGACCGCGAATGACTGTTTGTGACGAGGGTTCATTTACGCCTCGATCTTCCCATCCCCTTGACCCAATGGAAAAGCCTTTAGTGTACCCTTCAAGAAGCACAACTGTATCTCCAGATAAAACGTGTAGATAAAGGGAATCAAAATCTCCGATCTTTTTTACATCTCCATTAGAAAGGGCGAAGTTTTTTAATATATCCATTGAACTCATGTGTTGTGAACCTTTGTCGGAGATCTCAGTTTCTCTTATCGTTAACATTAACGGTTTAATAATAAAGTCCTGGATAAAGGTTTTATCTGCTAATCCTTCTGTGTAGATGACGGCAAGGTGAATGTTTCCATCAGTACCTGCTAGAACGTCACGGATCACAATATCAGAACTTTCGCCTAATGTTTTCTTGATTACTTCCAAGTTTTCTTCGAGATTTATCATAAGTGTTTCGGGCTGACTTGAAGAAGATGCCTTTGATTTCTTGTCTGTGGTTGAATGCTTTTTTTTCATATCTTTTAATTTACGCACATATCTCATGGCAAAAACTCCTCAATTACTCTCTTCGCTGTATCTTTTCACCGTCATATTCATTTTATTCAGGTATTTAAAAGTGAACTGAATGTATGGGGAGGATCTGTTTTGAAGAACCTAAGGTAATGGACCAGAAGTTCTATTCAAACGAGCTAGGAGAATACTTTATGAAACAAAGACTTTCCAAATTAAGTATTGGTGCAATCGTGCTTCTTCTTCTCAGTGGGTGTTGGGACGCGAGAGAATTGAATGAGTTAGCGATTGCCGTTGCATATGGTATTGACAAACGAGAAGGCGAATACCTGGTAACAGCTCAAGTAGTGAACCCTGGAGAGATTGAAGAGGCAGGGGGTAAAACGACTCCAGTAACTGTCTATCAAGAGTCGGCAGACACGTTACTTGAAGGGTTTAGAAGATTGACTACAATTGCACCTAGGAAGATTTATGGCTCACACCTCCGTATATTGGTAATAGGAGAAGAGCTAGCAAAAGAAGGGATTGGGGAAGTAATCGATTTGTTGTCGAGAGATCCTGAGATTCGAAATGATTTCTATATTGTGGTTTCAAAAGAAGCATATGCTGGTGATGTACTGCAAGTCTTAACCTCGCTAGAAACTATACCAGCTAACAAGTTATATGCCTCACTTGAAACATCAGAAAAAACCTGGGCTCCAACTATGACGGTGACTCTCGATCAACTTTCTAGGCAATTAATGGAGGCTGGCATGGAGCCAATGTTAACGGGAGTAGAAGTGATAGGGGATGTTTCTGTAGGTGAGAGTAAAGAGAATGTAGCCCATATTGAACCTCAAACTCAATTGCAATATCATGGGACGGCCGTATTCAATAAGGATGCATTGGTAGGATGGTTAAATGATTCAGAAAGTAAAGGCGTGCACTATGCGATTGATAGGGTGAAGAGTACGGTCGTTGTAGTGCCTTGCGGGGAGGAAGGAAAAATAGGTATTGAACTAATTGATACGAAAGCAGAATTAAAAGCGAAGGCCATAAATAACCACCCCCGTGGGACAATCGACCTCCAAGTAGAGGGTAAAGTTTCTGACGTTGAATGTAGTCATCTTGATTTGTCTAAAAAAAGTACAATAGAAGATCTAGAAAAGAAAACCGAAGAAAATATAAAGAATAAGATCCAGGATGCCTTAAAAGTTACGCAAGAAGAGTTTCAATCCGATCTTTTTGGATTTGGAAAAGCGATTCATCGCTCAAGTCCAGATTATTGGAAAACCGTGAAGAAAGAATGGGATCAACAATATAAGGATTTGCCAGTGAAGGTAACGGTTGATGTCACGATAAGCCGTACGGGTACAATTGGGAATTCCCCTCTAAAAGAGATTGAGGAGAATAGACAAGAGTGATTGTAATCGACAAATTCCACCATAAAGCGGGTGGTGACAGGCACTTTTTGAGCAAACGCTTATGAATATTTCTGTTGTTTTTGCTACACAATAGTTAAGTAATTAATTGAATGGTCTGGAGGTTATAGGAATATGAGGAAAGCAATGAATATGTTGAGAGGTCCATTGGGATGGTTAACA harbors:
- a CDS encoding spore germination protein, whose protein sequence is MRYVRKLKDMKKKHSTTDKKSKASSSSQPETLMINLEENLEVIKKTLGESSDIVIRDVLAGTDGNIHLAVIYTEGLADKTFIQDFIIKPLMLTIRETEISDKGSQHMSSMDILKNFALSNGDVKKIGDFDSLYLHVLSGDTVVLLEGYTKGFSIGSRGWEDRGVNEPSSQTVIRGPKDGFSETLRTNTALVRRKIKDPNLWIETKPIGKKTRTDVALVYLKGVADDKIVEEVRERLLRINIDGILESGYIEEFIQDETYSPFPTVFNTERPDTLAAGILEGRIAILVDGTPFALLVPAVFVQFFQSSEDYYQRFDVSFLIRILRYVSFFLALITPSAYIAVTTFHQEMLPTQLLISLAAQREGTPFPALIEALLMELTFEVLREAGVRMPRAVGSAISIVGALVLGQAAVEAGIVSSAMIIVVSLTAISSFVMPAINMAISVRMLRFPLMFLAATFGLFGMILGLITIILHLCSLRSFGVPYMSPMAPFKSSDQKDVIFRAPISRMFSRPTFLKPNDKIREKPPTPKPESN
- a CDS encoding Ger(x)C family spore germination protein; protein product: MKQRLSKLSIGAIVLLLLSGCWDARELNELAIAVAYGIDKREGEYLVTAQVVNPGEIEEAGGKTTPVTVYQESADTLLEGFRRLTTIAPRKIYGSHLRILVIGEELAKEGIGEVIDLLSRDPEIRNDFYIVVSKEAYAGDVLQVLTSLETIPANKLYASLETSEKTWAPTMTVTLDQLSRQLMEAGMEPMLTGVEVIGDVSVGESKENVAHIEPQTQLQYHGTAVFNKDALVGWLNDSESKGVHYAIDRVKSTVVVVPCGEEGKIGIELIDTKAELKAKAINNHPRGTIDLQVEGKVSDVECSHLDLSKKSTIEDLEKKTEENIKNKIQDALKVTQEEFQSDLFGFGKAIHRSSPDYWKTVKKEWDQQYKDLPVKVTVDVTISRTGTIGNSPLKEIEENRQE